The proteins below are encoded in one region of Triticum aestivum cultivar Chinese Spring chromosome 1B, IWGSC CS RefSeq v2.1, whole genome shotgun sequence:
- the LOC123079608 gene encoding chaperone protein ClpB1-like yields MTFSTWLDGVVGGGIVETITYEVYDRASGTYVTRTFQNPNTLLDDFASVVCTGAAAAACWAAWRYYQRSVSLRKYGRDMTALAGKADPVIGRDDEIDRVICILSRRTKNCAALVGAAGVGKTAIAEGLAQRIAAGTVPTALAGARIVEVDLGAMVAGTILRGMFEQRIKNVIKHAEDADGKVILFIDEMHMLLGAGGSLQDRTTDASNMLKPALARGRIRCVAATTLDEYNKYIEKDAALERRFQKVHVEEPSMQSTIAILRGLKERYEQHHGLEIQDAALVAATTLAARYITGRQFPDKAIDLIDEACATAAKKMMQMDKQEQQFSIALTSSAVKEAIVGPDQVAQVVSRWTGIPVTTLNQGEKDKLIHLAARLHERVVGQDEAVNKVARAVLRSRTGLGQPGQPIGSFLFLGSTGVGKTELAKALAEQLFDSEKMLVRIDMSEYVGAGSVWRLIGAPPGCHEHQDGGQLTEKVRRRPYSVILVDEVEKADPLVLNVFLQLLDDGMLTDGKGRIVDFKNTIIIMTSNVGSEHLMAGMSGETTMETARSLLMKQVQKHYRPELLNRLSTIVVFEPLSRDKLKEVVTIQMKSVIARVADKGICLCASDDALDVILSESYNPMYGARPIRRWVQENVTTMISEMLVKGEAGPGSTIFVDATVDKKGLKYEVVKEVVDPVAGLPSDSSYDLIVATPTRDGNRPENMPRQKTKPPCVAWRSLGNLYFPIKALLARLNA; encoded by the exons ATGACCTTCAGCACATGGCTTGATGGGGTCGTAGGAGGAGGAATTGTGGAAACAATTACTTATGAGGTCTACGATCGAGCCTCTGGGACCTATGTAACACGCACCTTTCAGAATCCCAACACATTGCTTGATGATTTTGCCAGTGTGGTCTGTACCGGAGCAGCTGCCGCTGCGTGCTGGGCAGCGTGGAGGTACTACCAACGTAGTGTGTCTCTGCGCAAGTACGGCCGGGACATGACGGCCTTGGCCGGCAAGGCAGACCCGGTGATTGGCCGCGACGACGAGATTGATCGTGTTATCTGCATCCTCAGCCGCCGGACCAAGAACTGTGCAGCGCTAGTCGGTGCCGCAGGGGTCGGCAAGACGGCCATTGCCGAGGGCCTCGCTCAACGCATTGCCGCTGGGACAGTCCCTACCGCCCTCGCTGGAGCACGCATTGTGGAAGTTGATCTCGGGGCCATGGTGGCTGGCACTATTTTACGTGGCATGTTTGAGCAGCGCATTAAGAACGTGATAAAGCATGCAGAGGATGCAGACGGCAAGGTAATTCTCTTCATCGACGAGATGCACATGCTTCTTGGCGCAGGAGGCAGTCTGCAGGACCGCACAACCGACGCCTCCAACATGCTGAAGCCGGCGTTGGCCCGTGGTCGTATCCGCTGCGTGGCCGCGACGACTTTGGATGAGTACAACAAGTACATTGAGAAGGATGCCGCATTGGAGCGGCGATTCCAAAAGGTGCATGTCGAGGAACCGAGCATGCAGTCCACCATTGCCATTCTGCGAGGGCTGAAGGAAAGGTATGAGCAGCACCATGGCTTGGAAATCCAGGATGCTGCTCTTGTTGCCGCCACAACACTCGCTGCCCGCTATATCACCG GTCGTCAATTTCCTGATAAGGCAATTGATCTGATTGATGAGGCATGCGCCACTGCAGCCAAAAAGATGATGCAAATGGACAAACAAGAACAGCAATTTAGCATTGCACTAACTTCCTCTGCAGTGAAGGAAGCAATTGTTGGCCCAGATCAAGTTGCACAA GTTGTGAGCCGATGGACTGGAATTCCTGTCACCACACTTAATCAAGGGGAGAAGGATAAGTTGATCCACCTAGCAGCTAGATTGCATGAACGAGTTGTTGGCCAGGATGAAGCGGTCAATAAGGTTGCGCGAGCAGTGTTGCGCTCAAGAACTGGCCTTGGTCAACCTGGCCAACCGATAGGCTCTTTTCTCTTTTTAGGCTCGACTGGTGTTGGAAAGACGGAGCTTGCAAAAGCTCTTGCCGAGCAGCTATTTGATAGCGAGAAGATGTTGGTTCGCATTGACATGTCCGAATATGTTGGGGCTGGGTCTGTGTGGCGTCTCATTGGAGCACCTCCAGG CTGCCATGAACATCAAGATGGTGGACAACTGACTGAGAAGGTGCGGAGGCGCCCATACAGTGTCATCCTAGTTGATGAGGTGGAGAAGGCAGACCCCTTGGTGTTGAATGTTTTTCTTCAGCTCCTTGATGATGGTATGTTGACTGATGGCAAAGGACGGATTGTGGACTTCAAGAATACAATTATCATCATGACCTCAAATGTGGGGTCAGAGCACCTAATGGCAGGAATGTCTGGGGAAACCACAATGGAAACTGCACGGAGTCTTCTCATGAAACAG gttcagaAACACTACAGGCCCGAGCTTCTCAACAGACTCAGTACCATTGTTGTCTTTGAGCCACTTTCGCGAGACAAACTGAAGGAGGTTGTGACAATCCAAATGAAGAGCGTCATCGCCAGAGTAGCTGACAAGGGCATATGTCTGTGTGCAAGCGATGACGCATTGGACGTCATTTTGTCGGAATCATACAACCCA ATGTACGGTGCAAGACCTATAAGGAGGTGGGTGCAGGAGAACGTGACGACAATGATCTCGGAGATGCTGGTCAAAGGAGAGGCTGGTCCAGGCTCGACAATATTTGTTGATGCTACGGTCGACAAGAAGGGGCTGAAGTACGAAGTGGTGAAGGAAGTGGTGGATCCAGTGGCGGGACTTCCTAGTGACTCTAGCTATGATTTGATCGTGGCCACTCCCACTAGGGATGGCAACAGACCTGAAAACATGCCGCGTCAGAAGACTAAACCACCTTGTGTTGCTTGGAGGTCTTTGGGGAACTTGTATTTCCCAATCAAGGCTTTGTTAGCAAGGCTTAACGCCTAA